The Raoultibacter phocaeensis genome contains a region encoding:
- a CDS encoding flavodoxin family protein, whose translation MADILVVTGSPRVGGNTSMLADAFAEGAQGAGNSVVRFDAGRADVKGCLGCNYCFTHDGACCQSDDMQKAYPLLHRCDTLAYVTPIYCFTFSAQIKAFMDRMFCGIAKPFSVKSTVLLCAFEDKDHSISKHIIDTYRALTAYSGMEDKGVVAVGSVFEKGAIAGNPGLGKARKLGASL comes from the coding sequence ATGGCGGATATACTGGTGGTTACGGGAAGCCCGCGCGTGGGCGGGAATACGTCGATGCTCGCGGATGCGTTCGCCGAGGGCGCGCAAGGGGCGGGAAACTCCGTCGTACGTTTCGATGCGGGGCGTGCGGATGTCAAGGGGTGCCTCGGGTGCAACTACTGCTTCACCCACGATGGCGCGTGTTGCCAGTCCGACGACATGCAAAAAGCTTATCCGCTGCTTCATCGATGCGATACGCTCGCTTACGTGACGCCCATTTACTGCTTCACCTTCTCCGCGCAGATCAAAGCGTTCATGGACCGCATGTTCTGCGGCATCGCCAAGCCGTTTTCCGTCAAGTCGACGGTGCTTCTGTGCGCATTCGAGGACAAGGACCACTCCATATCCAAACACATCATCGATACGTACCGCGCCCTCACCGCGTATTCGGGCATGGAAGACAAGGGGGTCGTCGCGGTCGGCAGCGTGTTCGAAAAGGGCGCGATTGCGGGAAACCCCGGTTTGGGGAAAGCCCGCAAGCTCGGCGCGAGCCTGTAA
- the serC gene encoding 3-phosphoserine/phosphohydroxythreonine transaminase — MGRVYNFSAGPAVLPEEVLAEAASEMLNYRGCGMSVMEMSHRSKPFAEIIENAEADLRELIGIPENYKVLFLQGGASQQFAAVPMNLMKNRVADYIITGSWAKKAWKEGAIYGDARAIASSEDETFSYIPDCSDLPISDDADYVYICENNTIYGTKFHTLPNTKGKDLVADVSSCFLSEPVDITKYGVMYGGAQKNIGPAGVVIDIIREDLISDDVLEGTPTMLKWKTQADADSLYNTPPAYGIYICGKVFKWLKDQGGLEAIGERNKEKAAILYDYLDQSTLFKGTVRKEDRSLMNVPFVTGSDELDAAFVAEAKDAGLVNLKGHRSVGGMRASIYNAMPKAGVEKLVEFMDGFEKAHV; from the coding sequence ATGGGTAGGGTGTACAATTTTTCTGCAGGTCCCGCAGTTTTGCCGGAAGAGGTGCTCGCCGAAGCAGCTTCCGAGATGCTCAATTACCGAGGATGCGGCATGTCGGTCATGGAGATGAGCCATCGGTCGAAGCCCTTCGCGGAAATCATCGAGAACGCCGAGGCCGACCTGCGTGAGCTCATCGGCATTCCCGAGAACTACAAAGTGCTGTTCTTGCAGGGCGGAGCTTCGCAGCAGTTCGCAGCTGTGCCGATGAATCTCATGAAGAATCGCGTGGCCGATTACATCATCACCGGTTCATGGGCCAAGAAGGCGTGGAAAGAAGGCGCTATCTACGGCGATGCCCGTGCTATCGCCTCAAGCGAAGACGAGACGTTCTCCTATATTCCCGACTGCTCCGATCTGCCGATTTCGGACGATGCCGATTACGTGTACATCTGCGAGAATAACACCATCTACGGCACGAAGTTCCATACGCTGCCTAACACTAAGGGCAAAGATCTCGTGGCCGACGTCTCGTCGTGCTTCTTGTCCGAGCCCGTCGACATCACGAAGTACGGAGTCATGTACGGCGGTGCTCAGAAGAACATCGGGCCTGCAGGTGTGGTGATCGACATCATCCGCGAGGACCTCATTTCGGATGACGTGCTTGAGGGTACGCCGACCATGCTCAAGTGGAAGACCCAGGCCGATGCCGATTCGCTGTACAACACGCCGCCCGCTTACGGCATCTACATCTGCGGCAAGGTGTTCAAGTGGTTGAAGGACCAGGGAGGTCTCGAGGCCATCGGCGAGCGCAACAAAGAAAAGGCGGCCATCCTCTACGACTACCTCGACCAGAGCACGCTTTTCAAGGGTACGGTTCGCAAAGAGGACCGTTCGCTCATGAACGTGCCGTTCGTCACCGGCTCCGATGAGCTCGATGCGGCGTTCGTAGCCGAGGCGAAGGATGCGGGCCTCGTGAACCTCAAAGGCCACCGTTCGGTCGGGGGTATGCGTGCGAGCATCTACAACGCCATGCCGAAAGCAGGCGTCGAGAAGCTCGTCGAGTTCATGGATGGCTTCGAGAAGGCGCACGTGTAA
- the serA gene encoding phosphoglycerate dehydrogenase — translation MEGRVVALMAKKVLVTEKLADAGLDMLRGKGYEVDVSLELTPEGLVAAIPSYDALIVRSATQVTREVIEAASNLRIIGRAGVGIDNVDVEAATERGVIVCNAPTSNIVSAAEHTMALMLACARNVPQAAASMKEGKWERSQFTGTELFEKTLAIFGLGRVGGLVAERARAFGMNLIGYDPYCSPERAEQLGVKLFDNVDDIVPQADFITVHLPKTKETIGMFGPDQYAAMKDGVILVNTARGGIYNIESLADFVAAGKIGGAAIDVYETEPCTASPLHEFDNVILTPHIGASTKEAQLRAGMQTAEYVAAGLEGSIVPTAVNMALVPPEIMDAVGPYVPACQLMGSMLAQIDGDIPQYLKLTAAGSLAGADPSILVAGTLGGILSYKNVAVTPVNAEAVAKRHGIKVDTLSSADAQGYASAVTIVADGTEISCTLADTAQVPRIVSLFGYQIDIAPASQSLIFEYVDAPGKIGTIGTILGQSGINITTMQVGMKEKEKNALVYMNVEGDMDEGIMQKLSEGLGDLKNLWYVKL, via the coding sequence ATGGAAGGAAGAGTGGTTGCCCTTATGGCGAAGAAGGTGCTGGTTACCGAGAAACTCGCGGATGCCGGTCTCGATATGCTGCGCGGCAAAGGCTACGAAGTGGATGTTTCGCTCGAACTGACCCCCGAAGGGCTCGTTGCTGCGATTCCCTCATACGATGCGCTCATCGTACGCAGCGCCACCCAGGTTACCCGCGAGGTCATCGAAGCGGCATCGAATCTTCGGATCATCGGGCGTGCGGGCGTGGGCATCGACAACGTGGACGTGGAGGCCGCCACCGAACGCGGCGTCATCGTGTGCAACGCGCCTACGTCGAACATCGTCTCTGCCGCCGAGCATACCATGGCGCTCATGCTCGCGTGTGCGCGAAACGTTCCTCAAGCAGCAGCTTCCATGAAGGAGGGAAAGTGGGAGCGTTCGCAGTTCACGGGGACTGAGCTGTTCGAGAAGACGCTTGCGATCTTCGGTCTCGGCCGCGTCGGCGGCCTTGTTGCCGAGCGGGCTCGGGCATTCGGCATGAACCTCATCGGTTACGATCCGTACTGTAGTCCCGAGCGGGCCGAGCAGCTCGGTGTGAAGCTGTTCGACAACGTGGACGACATCGTGCCCCAAGCCGATTTCATCACGGTGCACCTTCCCAAAACGAAGGAAACCATCGGCATGTTCGGCCCCGACCAGTACGCGGCCATGAAAGACGGCGTCATCCTCGTGAACACGGCGCGCGGCGGCATCTACAACATCGAATCGCTTGCCGATTTCGTGGCCGCTGGCAAGATCGGCGGCGCGGCGATTGACGTGTATGAAACCGAGCCGTGTACGGCAAGCCCGCTCCACGAGTTCGACAACGTCATATTGACGCCGCACATCGGGGCTTCCACTAAAGAGGCCCAGTTGCGCGCAGGCATGCAGACCGCCGAGTATGTGGCGGCAGGCCTCGAGGGCTCCATCGTGCCGACTGCGGTGAACATGGCGCTCGTGCCGCCTGAGATCATGGATGCGGTGGGGCCGTACGTTCCCGCCTGCCAGCTCATGGGCTCGATGCTCGCGCAGATCGACGGCGACATCCCGCAGTACCTCAAGCTTACGGCTGCAGGTTCGCTTGCAGGCGCCGACCCCTCGATCCTCGTTGCGGGAACCTTGGGCGGCATCCTCTCGTACAAGAACGTCGCTGTCACGCCCGTGAACGCCGAAGCGGTCGCAAAACGCCACGGTATCAAGGTCGATACCCTGTCAAGCGCAGATGCGCAGGGCTATGCTTCCGCAGTCACGATCGTCGCCGACGGCACTGAGATATCCTGCACACTCGCCGATACCGCCCAGGTCCCGCGCATCGTCTCTCTGTTCGGCTACCAGATCGACATCGCGCCTGCGTCCCAATCGCTCATTTTCGAGTACGTCGATGCGCCCGGTAAGATCGGCACCATCGGCACCATTCTCGGTCAGTCCGGCATCAACATCACTACGATGCAGGTCGGCATGAAGGAGAAAGAGAAGAATGCGCTCGTGTACATGAACGTCGAGGGCGACATGGACGAGGGAATCATGCAGAAGCTTTCCGAGGGCTTGGGCGATCTCAAGAACCTGTGGTACGTGAAGCTGTAG
- a CDS encoding 2-isopropylmalate synthase, whose translation MTRKINIFDTTLRDGEQSPGASMNTEEKLVVARQLLRLNVDVIEAGFPISSPGDFESVRRIAELAGDQATVCALTRAVDKDIDSAADALKYAKRPRIHTGIGVSPSHLQDKLRITEKECLERTAHCVSYAKRFVEDVQFYAEDAGRSDYDFLVRVIQTAIDNGATVVNIPDTTGYSLPEEFGRRIKYLMDNVDGIENVTVAVHCHNDLGMATALAMAGVRNGATQIECTINGLGERAGNTAMEEVVMAIRMHEQELDAHTDVNTREFLKASRLVSSITGMNVQANKAIVGANAFAHSSGIHQDGVLKKRDTYEIIDPADVGAGQSQIVLTARSGHAALKHRLDELGYSLEGESLDQIYHAFLDLADKKKEVYDEDLESLVNERDRNENAIYVLEGVQISCGFPLMPTATVTLRNQDDQVVTACEFGTGPIDAMCKAVDKIVQVDNDLTEFAVQSVTRGIDALGEVTIRVNDLEGTIYTGRGSDGDIVVSSTKAYLNALNRLLNDKKEHRK comes from the coding sequence ATGACACGCAAGATCAATATCTTCGATACCACCTTGCGCGACGGCGAGCAGTCGCCGGGCGCTTCAATGAACACGGAAGAGAAATTGGTTGTCGCGCGTCAGCTTCTACGACTTAACGTCGATGTGATCGAGGCGGGCTTCCCCATTTCGAGCCCTGGTGATTTCGAGAGCGTACGCCGCATCGCGGAGCTTGCGGGCGACCAGGCAACGGTATGCGCACTTACCCGTGCGGTGGACAAGGACATCGATTCTGCGGCCGATGCTCTCAAGTACGCGAAGCGTCCCCGCATCCATACCGGCATCGGCGTGAGCCCGAGCCACTTGCAAGACAAGCTCCGCATCACCGAGAAGGAGTGCCTGGAGCGCACCGCGCACTGCGTGTCGTACGCGAAGCGATTCGTCGAGGACGTGCAGTTCTATGCCGAAGACGCCGGTCGCTCCGATTACGATTTCCTTGTGCGCGTGATCCAAACCGCCATCGACAACGGTGCGACGGTGGTGAACATACCCGATACCACGGGCTATTCGCTGCCCGAAGAATTCGGACGCCGCATCAAGTACCTCATGGACAACGTGGACGGCATCGAGAACGTGACGGTTGCCGTGCACTGCCACAACGACCTCGGTATGGCAACCGCGCTCGCTATGGCCGGCGTGAGAAACGGAGCGACGCAGATCGAGTGCACGATCAACGGCCTTGGCGAGCGCGCGGGTAACACGGCCATGGAGGAAGTGGTCATGGCCATACGTATGCACGAGCAGGAGCTCGATGCTCATACCGATGTGAACACGCGCGAGTTCTTGAAAGCAAGCCGCCTCGTCTCTTCGATCACGGGTATGAACGTGCAGGCTAACAAAGCGATCGTCGGGGCAAACGCATTCGCGCACTCCTCGGGTATCCATCAAGACGGCGTGCTCAAGAAGCGCGACACCTACGAGATCATCGATCCGGCCGACGTGGGGGCGGGGCAGAGCCAGATTGTGCTCACGGCCCGCTCGGGCCATGCGGCTTTGAAACACCGTCTCGACGAGCTGGGCTACAGCCTTGAAGGCGAATCGCTCGACCAGATCTACCACGCGTTTCTTGATCTGGCCGACAAGAAGAAGGAAGTCTACGACGAGGACCTCGAGAGCCTCGTAAACGAGCGCGACCGCAACGAGAACGCGATCTACGTGCTCGAAGGCGTGCAGATCAGCTGCGGCTTCCCGCTCATGCCTACCGCAACGGTCACGCTGCGCAACCAAGACGACCAGGTAGTGACCGCCTGCGAGTTCGGTACAGGCCCGATCGACGCGATGTGCAAGGCGGTCGATAAGATCGTGCAGGTGGATAACGATCTCACCGAGTTCGCAGTCCAGTCGGTCACTCGCGGCATCGATGCGCTCGGCGAGGTGACGATCCGCGTGAATGATCTCGAAGGCACCATCTACACCGGTCGCGGCTCGGACGGCGATATTGTCGTGTCGTCCACCAAAGCGTACCTGAACGCATTGAACCGCCTGCTGAACGACAAGAAAGAACATCGCAAGTAG
- a CDS encoding BRO family protein, protein MERSDIEKRAMTLDDLAHIDEGSGVEYWYARDIMGFLGYTQWRNFEAAVKKAMVSAQSAKTAGEHHFAGVSKMVELGSGSQREVNDYKLTRYACYLIAQNGDPRKEEIAFAQSYFALQTRKQELIEERMANLARIAIRGQLTEAEKVFSRIAYERGVDGAGLHAYVRREMPPCSADIQRQT, encoded by the coding sequence ATGGAACGGTCCGATATTGAGAAACGGGCGATGACGCTGGATGATCTGGCGCATATCGATGAGGGGAGCGGTGTCGAATACTGGTACGCGCGCGACATCATGGGATTTTTGGGGTATACGCAATGGCGCAACTTTGAGGCCGCTGTCAAGAAGGCAATGGTATCGGCACAAAGCGCCAAAACTGCAGGTGAACATCATTTTGCTGGCGTCAGCAAAATGGTCGAACTGGGTAGCGGTTCCCAGCGTGAAGTGAACGATTACAAGCTCACTCGCTATGCCTGCTACCTGATTGCGCAGAACGGCGATCCCCGCAAGGAGGAGATCGCCTTCGCCCAAAGCTACTTTGCTCTGCAAACGCGCAAACAGGAGCTCATCGAGGAGCGTATGGCAAATCTCGCCCGGATAGCGATTCGCGGGCAGCTTACCGAAGCCGAAAAAGTGTTCTCGCGTATCGCCTACGAACGCGGAGTGGATGGTGCGGGGTTGCACGCATACGTTCGAAGGGAGATGCCGCCCTGTTCGGCGGACATTCAACGGCAGACATGA
- a CDS encoding aldehyde dehydrogenase family protein, whose amino-acid sequence MNNPAQDSYQLYIGGEWVDASDGKTLDVYCPANGEKLSTIADATREDVDHAVDVAWDAFKTWGKTTKAERAIILNKVADIIEENAEHFAMLETLDNGKPIRETRAIDVALSVDHFRYFAGVLLADTGEADMLPGNMMSLVFHEPIGVVGQIVPWNFPFLMAAWKLAPVLAAGDCTVFKPSSTTSLTVLELAKLTQDVIPAGVFNVLTGRGSKSGQYILENKKISKLAFTGSTEVGRDVALAAAERLIPATLELGGKSANIIFPDAKWDMMLDGIQLGILFNQGQVCCAGSRIFVHEDIYDKFVEDAVHAFENVKVGLPWEDDTQMGSQIDEGQMNKILDYIQIAKDEGGKVLVGGERACEGELAKGAFLKPTLLEVPNNSCRVAQEEIFGPVAVVIKFKDEQEVIDMANDSVYGLGGAVWTRDINRAFRVAQGIQTGRMWVNTYNQIPSGAPFGGYKESGIGRETHKVMLEHYSQAKNIMINLGEEPSGFYPAK is encoded by the coding sequence ATGAACAACCCTGCTCAAGATTCCTATCAACTCTACATCGGCGGCGAATGGGTCGATGCCTCTGACGGCAAGACGCTCGACGTCTACTGTCCCGCTAACGGTGAGAAGCTCTCTACCATTGCCGATGCGACGCGCGAAGACGTCGATCATGCCGTCGACGTCGCATGGGACGCGTTCAAAACGTGGGGCAAGACCACGAAGGCCGAACGCGCGATCATCCTGAACAAGGTTGCCGATATCATCGAAGAAAACGCCGAGCATTTCGCGATGCTCGAAACGCTTGACAACGGCAAGCCGATCCGTGAGACCCGTGCGATCGACGTAGCCCTTTCCGTAGATCACTTCCGTTACTTCGCGGGTGTGCTTTTGGCTGACACCGGTGAGGCCGATATGCTTCCCGGCAACATGATGTCGCTCGTGTTCCACGAGCCCATCGGCGTTGTCGGCCAGATTGTGCCGTGGAACTTCCCGTTCCTCATGGCCGCGTGGAAACTCGCCCCCGTCCTGGCAGCGGGCGACTGCACGGTGTTCAAGCCCTCCTCGACGACCTCGCTTACCGTACTCGAGCTTGCGAAGCTCACGCAGGATGTTATTCCCGCCGGCGTGTTCAACGTGCTCACGGGCCGTGGCTCGAAGTCGGGCCAGTACATTTTGGAGAACAAGAAGATCAGCAAACTCGCGTTCACCGGTTCCACCGAGGTCGGCCGCGACGTCGCCCTTGCGGCAGCCGAGCGCCTGATTCCCGCCACGCTCGAGCTCGGCGGTAAATCCGCGAACATCATCTTCCCCGATGCGAAGTGGGATATGATGCTCGACGGCATCCAGCTCGGCATTTTGTTCAACCAGGGTCAGGTGTGCTGCGCCGGCAGCCGCATCTTCGTGCACGAGGACATCTACGACAAGTTCGTGGAAGACGCCGTGCATGCGTTCGAGAACGTGAAGGTAGGCCTTCCGTGGGAGGACGACACCCAGATGGGCAGCCAGATCGATGAGGGTCAGATGAACAAGATCCTCGATTACATCCAGATCGCGAAGGACGAGGGCGGCAAAGTGCTCGTCGGCGGCGAGCGGGCGTGCGAAGGGGAGCTTGCCAAAGGCGCGTTCTTGAAGCCGACGCTGCTCGAAGTCCCGAACAACTCGTGCCGTGTGGCTCAAGAGGAGATATTCGGGCCGGTGGCTGTGGTCATCAAGTTCAAGGACGAGCAGGAAGTCATCGATATGGCCAACGACTCGGTTTACGGCCTCGGCGGTGCGGTGTGGACGCGCGATATCAACCGCGCCTTCCGCGTTGCCCAAGGTATCCAGACCGGCCGCATGTGGGTGAACACGTACAACCAGATTCCGTCGGGTGCGCCGTTCGGCGGCTATAAGGAATCCGGCATTGGCCGAGAGACGCACAAGGTCATGCTCGAGCATTACTCGCAGGCCAAAAACATCATGATCAACCTAGGTGAAGAGCCGAGCGGATTCTACCCGGCGAAGTAG
- a CDS encoding sensor histidine kinase gives MDEELGCCKPSLLVAWVRENPSRAALAASAMLLTVLLALAFAASWQRVSAADVSAVHVSGDIRSLVLSGSYRVDDGPWRPYETGQKLEAQGVGVSSIVVRGSLGVESAAGERINVRLSSTAYALSVNGTEVFSSPGIGDAGPASEPLLGWVGFASPGISADDEVEIRLSSSSGYCALGDYAIALDSLHAGDANALFFAMVQRYLPMFVSGLVVLVAGLVLFLVASVGHLIGVPKEEGGLRFALYVLVGGVWIFFCFDYITLLVPHPAFTTTVSLLAQDVLGVLLLAFVASRVGGRTRVVVRALFCLATGVLIAAIVLRLCGVVSLYNANIAIVPLFILACVAAAALLARDAWKRRRHIEVDAALVVLPCAAGMFVEGASFLVGGVTTGLWLCGGILIAVAVRFVALFAFARGQILQAERAQRMESEVAQSRVAVLLSQIQPHFLFNALNAIEFLCEADPPRAARTVQEFAQYLRGNMDSLTGEPLIPLKRELEHLAHYVAIEQLRFPNVEVHYHVQADDFQVPPLSVQPLVENAIRHGASQRRGGKGTVTLSSWREGGRCFVRVSDNGPGITVDAPVPHGCGAESPAGEPMHGAEGSPSRSHVGLANVEARLAVCGGALHIENTPGSGVQVTLVVPYDEESEMCV, from the coding sequence ATGGACGAAGAACTCGGTTGCTGCAAGCCGAGCCTGTTGGTTGCATGGGTGCGCGAGAATCCGAGCAGGGCGGCGCTTGCGGCGAGTGCGATGCTGTTGACAGTGCTGTTGGCGCTGGCATTCGCCGCATCGTGGCAGCGCGTATCGGCTGCTGACGTGTCCGCGGTTCATGTTTCGGGAGACATACGGTCCCTTGTGCTTTCCGGTTCGTACCGCGTCGACGACGGCCCTTGGAGGCCTTATGAGACGGGACAGAAACTCGAAGCGCAGGGTGTCGGCGTAAGCTCCATCGTGGTGCGCGGCAGCCTTGGGGTCGAGAGCGCGGCGGGGGAGCGCATAAACGTGCGCCTGAGCAGCACTGCGTACGCGCTTTCGGTCAACGGTACCGAGGTGTTCTCGTCACCGGGCATTGGCGATGCGGGGCCTGCAAGCGAGCCGCTGTTGGGCTGGGTGGGATTCGCCTCGCCTGGCATCTCCGCCGACGACGAGGTCGAGATCCGTCTGTCGAGCAGTTCCGGGTATTGCGCGCTGGGCGATTACGCCATTGCGCTTGACAGCCTGCACGCGGGGGATGCGAACGCCCTGTTCTTCGCTATGGTACAGCGCTATCTTCCCATGTTCGTTTCGGGCCTCGTAGTACTCGTGGCAGGGTTGGTGCTCTTCCTCGTGGCGAGCGTAGGCCACCTCATCGGCGTGCCGAAAGAGGAGGGCGGCCTGAGGTTCGCGTTGTACGTGCTCGTGGGCGGCGTGTGGATATTCTTCTGCTTCGATTACATCACGCTGCTCGTTCCCCATCCGGCGTTCACCACCACGGTGAGCCTGCTCGCGCAAGACGTTTTGGGCGTGCTTCTGCTCGCCTTCGTCGCCTCGCGCGTGGGGGGTCGTACGAGAGTGGTGGTGAGGGCGTTGTTCTGCCTTGCAACAGGAGTGCTGATTGCGGCTATCGTGCTGCGGCTTTGTGGGGTCGTGTCGCTCTACAATGCGAACATCGCCATCGTACCGCTGTTCATTCTGGCCTGCGTGGCGGCGGCTGCGCTGCTCGCCCGCGACGCGTGGAAGAGACGCAGACACATCGAGGTTGATGCGGCCTTGGTGGTATTGCCGTGTGCGGCGGGCATGTTCGTGGAGGGTGCCTCGTTTCTGGTGGGAGGCGTGACAACCGGGCTTTGGCTGTGCGGGGGCATTCTCATAGCGGTTGCGGTGCGGTTTGTAGCGCTGTTCGCGTTCGCGCGAGGCCAGATACTTCAGGCAGAACGAGCGCAGCGGATGGAATCGGAGGTTGCACAATCGCGCGTTGCGGTTCTGCTTTCCCAAATCCAGCCGCACTTCCTGTTCAACGCGCTGAACGCCATCGAATTTTTGTGCGAGGCCGATCCGCCGCGAGCAGCGCGAACCGTACAGGAATTTGCGCAGTACTTGCGCGGAAACATGGATTCGCTTACGGGCGAGCCGCTCATTCCCCTCAAGCGAGAGCTCGAGCACCTTGCCCACTATGTAGCCATTGAACAGCTGCGGTTTCCCAACGTGGAGGTGCACTACCATGTGCAAGCAGACGATTTTCAGGTGCCGCCGCTCAGCGTTCAGCCTTTGGTGGAGAACGCCATTCGTCACGGTGCATCGCAAAGGCGAGGCGGTAAGGGGACGGTGACACTTTCCTCGTGGCGCGAAGGCGGGCGTTGCTTCGTGCGGGTGAGCGATAACGGCCCGGGGATCACAGTCGATGCCCCTGTGCCGCACGGCTGCGGCGCCGAGAGCCCGGCGGGCGAACCGATGCACGGCGCCGAAGGCAGCCCGTCGCGCAGCCATGTCGGACTTGCAAACGTCGAGGCGCGTTTGGCGGTCTGCGGCGGTGCGCTCCATATTGAGAACACCCCTGGTTCGGGGGTTCAGGTTACCTTGGTCGTTCCCTACGATGAAGAAAGCGAAATGTGCGTATGA
- a CDS encoding response regulator translates to MNVIAVDDEPCALEGLGKKLSSIDAVEDVRLFSSGADACTCMESHEVDVALLDINLPGEDGFELARRMRALQPACAIVFVTGYSEYAVDAFKLHADGYVLKPMSVEDLKRELAYAAETKQSRLSRAKPRLHVQMFGGFEVFSGGVPVHFPRSKSKELFAFLVDRRGAGATNAQIASALWEDVYYDRSHQKMLQTIIADMLKALRAVGAADVIVRRRNHLSVDSEKLDCDYYRFIEGNPTISCLTTYLPDYSWAENTAAMLARQW, encoded by the coding sequence ATGAACGTGATAGCGGTTGACGACGAGCCCTGTGCTCTCGAAGGATTGGGCAAGAAGCTCTCATCAATCGACGCTGTGGAAGACGTCAGGCTGTTTTCGAGCGGAGCCGATGCATGCACGTGCATGGAGTCGCACGAGGTCGACGTGGCGCTGCTCGATATCAATCTGCCGGGCGAAGACGGCTTCGAACTGGCTCGGCGCATGAGGGCCTTGCAGCCGGCATGCGCCATCGTATTCGTGACGGGATATTCGGAATACGCCGTAGATGCGTTTAAGCTGCATGCCGACGGCTACGTGCTCAAGCCGATGTCGGTTGAAGATCTAAAACGCGAGCTCGCATACGCGGCCGAAACGAAGCAGAGCCGGCTCAGTCGCGCAAAGCCGCGTTTGCACGTGCAGATGTTCGGAGGTTTCGAGGTGTTTTCGGGTGGTGTGCCCGTGCACTTCCCGCGCAGCAAGAGCAAGGAGCTGTTCGCGTTTCTGGTTGATCGGCGCGGGGCGGGGGCGACGAACGCCCAGATCGCTTCTGCTCTGTGGGAGGATGTGTACTACGATCGGTCGCATCAGAAGATGCTGCAGACCATCATAGCCGACATGCTGAAGGCTTTGCGCGCCGTGGGTGCAGCCGATGTCATCGTACGCAGGCGCAACCACTTGTCGGTGGACTCGGAGAAGCTGGATTGCGACTACTACCGCTTCATCGAGGGGAATCCCACGATATCGTGTTTGACGACGTACCTACCCGACTATTCATGGGCCGAGAACACCGCCGCCATGCTCGCCCGTCAATGGTGA
- a CDS encoding M15 family metallopeptidase: protein MAPSKRLSTPARTRPNAVGRNRCAGARTSDSSARICFSQAGRRLAFAGALLIACALAIVFASFGCASAANPISSGGEPGNNHDDSILAEGEADRTGALNASQPPLAERANSTPHPDDWSLILVNPWHPLPDGYEPTLVHLEQGFYVDERCAADAAAMMAACRATGLNPFICSAYRSHETQETLFSTNVQRNLAAGLSLEDARKEAGKTVAVPGTSEHQLGLALDIVDFANQNLDESQERTPVQQWLIEHSWEYGFVLRYPIDKSETTGIIYEPWHYRYVGKDAAREMHEEAVCLEDYLAMIGG from the coding sequence ATGGCTCCATCAAAGCGGCTCAGCACACCTGCGCGCACTCGCCCAAACGCGGTCGGACGAAACAGGTGCGCGGGCGCTCGAACGTCCGACTCTTCTGCACGCATCTGTTTCAGCCAAGCCGGCAGACGGCTTGCCTTCGCGGGGGCACTGCTCATCGCGTGCGCGCTTGCGATCGTGTTCGCGTCTTTCGGCTGCGCATCCGCAGCGAATCCGATCTCAAGCGGGGGCGAGCCGGGCAACAACCACGATGACAGCATCCTCGCCGAAGGCGAAGCTGACCGTACGGGAGCCCTGAACGCTTCGCAACCGCCGCTCGCTGAACGCGCGAACAGCACACCGCATCCCGATGACTGGAGCCTTATCCTCGTCAACCCATGGCATCCTCTTCCCGACGGCTATGAACCAACGCTCGTGCATCTCGAACAGGGCTTCTACGTCGATGAGCGATGCGCCGCCGATGCGGCGGCCATGATGGCCGCATGCCGCGCTACCGGGCTCAACCCTTTCATATGCTCGGCGTACCGCTCGCACGAAACGCAGGAAACGCTCTTCTCCACCAACGTGCAGCGGAATCTCGCTGCCGGGCTTTCACTTGAAGACGCCCGAAAAGAGGCAGGGAAAACCGTCGCCGTACCCGGCACGAGCGAACATCAGCTGGGCCTTGCGCTCGACATTGTAGATTTCGCCAACCAGAATCTCGACGAAAGCCAGGAGCGCACGCCCGTGCAGCAGTGGCTCATCGAGCATAGTTGGGAGTACGGCTTCGTGCTGCGCTACCCCATCGACAAAAGCGAAACGACCGGCATCATCTACGAACCGTGGCACTACCGCTACGTCGGAAAAGACGCGGCACGAGAGATGCACGAGGAAGCGGTGTGCCTCGAGGACTACCTTGCGATGATCGGCGGCTGA